In Saccharolobus solfataricus, a genomic segment contains:
- a CDS encoding MFS transporter has translation MSYFDNIPLSVRIRTFIVTSAGFLLDGYDLNSISFAATIILKEFSLTTVKYGLLLAASLIGMIPGSIVFGWLSDKMGRSKIMGLDLFFFLVFGILTAISQNFVELFISRLLLGIGIGGDYPISSTLMSELSPSRSRGRYLTGSVAMYWVGVAISGIATLFLLPTGSYFWRYVFLIGALISVPIILLRLRLIESPRWLVSTGKANIKEINREIENKGVRGVVDLFKGKLLKITFFVTSVWFLFDVAAYGIGLYYPALLEEFAFPSKYEVVLGTLAIAAASVLGYIIAELLVDSLGRRVVLLVGLGFMTLLLYLGGIYKFTGGILVPYFMSFVALEQWAGAVTLFYPTELYPTPVRAIGQGFATAISRVGSVLGVFYFPILTKQMGFFNSLIMFGSVCLIAFIISILLSKETAKKPLEVTSEGVK, from the coding sequence ATGAGCTACTTCGACAACATACCGCTATCAGTAAGAATTAGGACATTCATAGTAACTTCTGCGGGGTTTTTACTAGATGGTTATGATCTAAACTCAATATCATTTGCAGCCACAATAATATTGAAGGAGTTTTCCTTAACAACAGTTAAGTACGGCTTACTACTAGCAGCGTCACTAATCGGTATGATACCTGGATCAATAGTGTTTGGATGGTTATCAGATAAGATGGGTAGAAGTAAAATAATGGGACTTGATCTTTTCTTCTTTTTAGTTTTTGGTATTTTAACTGCAATTTCCCAAAATTTTGTCGAACTTTTCATCTCAAGGTTATTATTGGGAATAGGAATAGGGGGAGACTATCCAATAAGCAGCACATTAATGTCTGAGCTCTCACCTTCTAGATCTAGGGGAAGATATTTGACTGGATCAGTAGCTATGTATTGGGTTGGTGTTGCAATATCAGGGATTGCGACGCTATTTTTATTACCTACTGGGAGTTACTTCTGGAGGTACGTATTCCTTATAGGTGCCTTAATATCGGTACCAATAATTCTCCTGAGGCTTAGATTAATTGAGTCTCCAAGATGGCTCGTTTCTACTGGAAAGGCCAATATTAAGGAAATAAATAGGGAAATAGAGAATAAGGGAGTTAGAGGCGTGGTTGATTTATTTAAAGGGAAATTACTAAAAATTACATTTTTTGTAACTAGTGTCTGGTTTTTATTTGACGTCGCAGCTTACGGAATTGGATTATATTATCCAGCTTTACTTGAGGAATTTGCATTTCCGTCAAAGTACGAAGTAGTACTTGGAACTTTGGCCATAGCTGCAGCTTCTGTTTTAGGGTACATTATTGCAGAGCTTCTTGTCGACTCTTTAGGAAGAAGAGTAGTATTACTAGTTGGACTAGGTTTTATGACGTTGTTACTGTACTTAGGTGGGATTTACAAATTTACTGGAGGAATATTGGTGCCATATTTTATGTCATTTGTTGCGTTAGAGCAGTGGGCTGGTGCAGTAACCCTATTCTATCCAACAGAACTATATCCAACACCAGTTAGAGCGATTGGACAAGGGTTTGCTACTGCAATTAGCAGAGTTGGCTCTGTTCTTGGTGTATTCTACTTTCCAATATTAACTAAACAGATGGGGTTTTTCAACTCCTTAATAATGTTTGGTTCAGTATGTTTAATAGCATTTATAATTTCAATACTCTTAAGCAAAGAAACAGCTAAAAAACCATTAGAAGTAACCTCCGAGGGAGTTAAATAA
- a CDS encoding ABC transporter permease, producing MIEEERNNYSVFHGLWTLASRELKKWYKAPVILLLSLIQPIFWIGIFGKAMNLGSIFTETTFNIPGLTIPKQVLDQIGLEILKQTFGTTDYFSFLAAGMLSFIVLFTSMQSGMSIVWDRRLGVLDRILTTPVPRGNIIIGKVLSAVIRSLVQATIVLVVAVLLGMTFAPEINPLDFLGVYAALFLMSFGLSSLFLMLALRATSWESQMAIMNLLNLPLLFTSNAFYPVKSMPYWLKPVAYINPLTYSNGVARGMLLGISTNLAIDFLYLGLFAIILSTIGIVLSWKYLSK from the coding sequence ATGATAGAGGAAGAAAGAAATAACTATTCTGTTTTCCACGGTTTGTGGACTTTAGCATCTAGGGAACTGAAGAAGTGGTATAAGGCACCCGTAATACTCCTCCTTTCATTAATACAGCCAATATTCTGGATAGGAATATTCGGTAAGGCAATGAATTTAGGCAGTATCTTCACAGAAACCACCTTTAATATACCTGGTTTAACAATACCAAAGCAAGTATTAGACCAAATAGGTTTAGAGATACTTAAACAGACCTTCGGAACTACTGATTACTTCTCCTTCCTAGCTGCAGGGATGCTATCTTTCATAGTGTTATTTACATCAATGCAGAGTGGTATGTCAATAGTTTGGGATAGAAGATTAGGAGTACTTGATAGAATTCTAACTACCCCAGTTCCTAGAGGAAACATAATAATAGGTAAGGTACTTTCTGCGGTAATAAGATCATTAGTGCAAGCTACAATTGTCCTTGTAGTTGCAGTACTGCTCGGAATGACTTTTGCACCAGAAATTAACCCTCTTGACTTCCTAGGAGTCTACGCTGCATTGTTCCTAATGTCCTTCGGCTTATCTTCATTATTTCTAATGCTAGCTCTGAGAGCTACTAGTTGGGAATCACAAATGGCTATAATGAATTTACTAAACCTACCATTACTCTTTACCAGCAACGCATTCTATCCAGTAAAATCAATGCCGTATTGGTTAAAGCCAGTAGCCTACATTAATCCATTAACGTATTCTAATGGGGTTGCGAGAGGGATGTTACTGGGAATAAGTACTAATCTTGCTATAGACTTTCTCTATCTAGGATTATTTGCCATAATATTATCTACAATAGGTATAGTACTGTCTTGGAAATACCTCTCGAAGTAA
- a CDS encoding ATP-binding cassette domain-containing protein, with protein MRNVAIKAINLTKRFGKFVAVDHINFEVYEGEIFGFLGPNGAGKSTTIKMLTTVLKPSEGTATVSGYDVIKQPALVRQSIGVVPQEYTADEDLTGWENMMMMAGLYGIPKRIAEERAKELLEMVELTYAAKRKVETYSGGMRRRLEIAMSLISRPRILFLDEPTLGLDAQTRAAIWQYIMKLKEEYKMTIFVTTHYLEEADMYGDRIAIIDKGKILAIGSPKELKEKVGGDVVSLQTSNDELAIKIISSSKDGILDVRKASDGIRIKVRNGEEKAPEILESLVKNGIKVSRMSITEPTMDEVYMEFTGKSLRDEEASAQEMFAFRRTMRRART; from the coding sequence ATGCGTAATGTTGCAATAAAGGCTATAAATCTGACTAAGAGATTTGGGAAATTTGTCGCAGTCGATCACATTAACTTCGAAGTATATGAGGGAGAAATATTTGGTTTTCTAGGTCCCAACGGTGCTGGAAAGTCAACTACAATTAAAATGTTAACTACAGTATTGAAACCATCTGAGGGTACTGCGACGGTTAGTGGATATGATGTAATAAAACAGCCTGCATTAGTTAGACAATCAATTGGTGTAGTTCCGCAAGAATACACAGCAGATGAAGACTTAACCGGTTGGGAAAACATGATGATGATGGCAGGACTTTATGGAATTCCGAAAAGAATAGCAGAGGAGAGAGCTAAGGAGTTACTTGAGATGGTTGAGTTAACCTATGCAGCTAAGAGAAAAGTGGAGACATACTCTGGTGGAATGAGGAGGAGATTAGAAATTGCAATGTCGCTAATAAGTAGGCCTAGAATATTGTTCTTAGACGAACCAACGTTAGGTTTAGATGCACAAACAAGGGCCGCAATATGGCAATACATAATGAAACTCAAGGAGGAATACAAAATGACAATTTTCGTGACAACACATTATTTAGAAGAGGCGGATATGTACGGAGATAGAATTGCGATCATTGATAAAGGAAAGATCTTGGCAATAGGAAGCCCTAAGGAATTGAAGGAAAAGGTTGGTGGAGATGTGGTTTCGCTTCAAACCAGTAATGATGAACTAGCCATTAAGATAATATCTTCATCAAAGGATGGCATCTTGGATGTGAGAAAAGCTAGTGATGGTATTAGAATTAAGGTTAGAAATGGTGAGGAGAAAGCCCCCGAGATATTGGAATCTCTGGTTAAGAATGGAATTAAGGTCAGTAGAATGTCAATAACTGAACCCACTATGGATGAAGTGTACATGGAGTTTACTGGAAAGAGCCTAAGAGATGAAGAGGCAAGTGCTCAAGAAATGTTTGCGTTTAGAAGAACTATGAGGAGGGCCAGAACATGA
- a CDS encoding PadR family transcriptional regulator — protein MSELIARQKGRLRLMTLWLLWQSPRRGIEIIDDINKMTWGFWKPSPGSIYPLLNKMEEEGVIEKTSDGKYKITAKGSEEIKEFLPIKQINSIEDSVQELEGLAQFFKEVERNKLIEYKHRIISAIKEIEEVVKNA, from the coding sequence ATGAGCGAGTTAATAGCTAGACAGAAAGGGAGATTAAGATTAATGACGCTTTGGTTGCTGTGGCAATCCCCTAGAAGAGGTATTGAAATAATTGATGATATTAATAAGATGACGTGGGGATTTTGGAAACCTTCACCTGGTTCCATATATCCACTCCTTAATAAAATGGAAGAAGAAGGAGTCATAGAGAAAACTTCAGATGGTAAATACAAGATTACCGCTAAGGGATCTGAAGAGATTAAGGAATTTTTACCTATCAAACAGATTAATAGTATTGAGGATTCTGTACAAGAACTTGAGGGATTAGCGCAATTCTTTAAAGAAGTTGAAAGGAATAAACTAATCGAATACAAGCACCGGATCATTAGTGCAATAAAGGAAATTGAGGAGGTTGTTAAAAATGCGTAA
- a CDS encoding AAA family ATPase: MKFIFGKPVDEPFDRENEIKQLVEMMNRRQPVAIIGVRRIGKTSVILKSLKIIETPKVYLSVEDFIEGKSFDLVSFLSLYSSLLITNTLNYVDPKRKISQIVKQKGKELLDKLRELIGYVKLSFNINLVEVEVFLNSVKRGGVKESIPQVLELPERLAEEFGLNTIVVAIDEFQYLKLASQNYPGIFHLLRSKWQFHNKVSYVISGSSVGLLEKIFYDKKEPFYQFFFPIYVKQFDKNTSFNFLKQGFRDEGKDYEDNALLLAIEELDGIPAWLNYFGLKSLQCNEVTSECAKKVIEDITFNDPIVRGIIQEEYNKLGKNARIILKYLAEKGGKGDLKGLELSRASINEGLKSLLGSGYIVKEERGKYAIIDPVIVKVLKSSTQII, translated from the coding sequence ATGAAATTCATCTTCGGTAAACCAGTTGACGAACCTTTTGATAGGGAGAATGAGATAAAACAGTTAGTTGAAATGATGAATAGAAGACAACCAGTTGCAATCATTGGCGTTAGAAGGATAGGAAAGACTTCCGTAATTTTAAAAAGTTTAAAAATTATTGAGACTCCGAAAGTCTATCTCTCTGTAGAGGACTTTATAGAAGGTAAAAGTTTTGACCTAGTCTCATTTCTATCATTATATTCATCACTTCTAATAACCAATACCTTGAATTACGTGGACCCAAAAAGGAAAATATCTCAAATAGTTAAGCAGAAGGGTAAGGAATTACTTGATAAGTTAAGAGAACTAATAGGGTATGTTAAGCTCTCGTTTAATATTAATCTTGTAGAAGTAGAAGTATTTCTTAATAGCGTAAAAAGAGGGGGTGTTAAGGAGTCAATTCCACAAGTTTTAGAATTACCGGAAAGGCTTGCTGAAGAGTTTGGGTTAAATACTATCGTAGTTGCCATTGATGAGTTCCAGTACTTAAAACTAGCGTCTCAAAATTATCCTGGGATTTTCCACTTATTAAGGAGTAAGTGGCAATTTCATAATAAAGTATCATATGTGATTTCCGGTTCCTCAGTAGGTCTTTTAGAAAAAATATTCTACGATAAAAAGGAACCATTTTACCAATTTTTCTTTCCAATTTATGTAAAACAGTTTGATAAGAATACCTCGTTTAATTTCTTAAAGCAAGGCTTTAGAGACGAGGGAAAGGACTATGAGGATAACGCTCTATTACTTGCTATAGAAGAGCTGGATGGTATTCCTGCTTGGCTTAACTATTTCGGATTAAAGAGTTTGCAGTGTAATGAGGTTACATCAGAATGTGCTAAGAAAGTAATTGAAGATATAACATTTAACGACCCTATTGTAAGGGGAATAATTCAAGAGGAGTACAACAAATTAGGAAAGAATGCTAGAATCATATTGAAATACCTAGCAGAGAAAGGTGGTAAAGGTGATCTAAAGGGTTTGGAGTTAAGTAGGGCGAGTATAAATGAAGGATTGAAGAGCTTATTAGGTAGTGGTTACATCGTTAAAGAAGAAAGAGGTAAGTATGCTATTATTGATCCGGTAATTGTTAAGGTTTTAAAAAGCTCTACGCAAATTATTTAA
- a CDS encoding PaaI family thioesterase has product MEDPIKAIEEIFKKADQIFKFLDVKVINLEKGRAVVEIPYKEEFTRRGGVLHGGIIMSAIDITGGLAALTVNDAMDQVTQELKINFLEPMYKGPFTIEGKVLRKGSTVIVVEIEFKDADGKLGAKAIGSWYILRTKVQAK; this is encoded by the coding sequence ATGGAGGACCCCATTAAAGCAATTGAAGAAATTTTTAAGAAGGCTGATCAAATTTTTAAATTTCTAGATGTAAAGGTGATTAATTTGGAAAAAGGTAGAGCAGTTGTGGAGATACCATATAAAGAAGAATTTACCAGAAGAGGCGGTGTTCTACATGGTGGTATTATTATGTCCGCAATTGATATTACTGGAGGTCTCGCTGCACTTACGGTAAATGATGCCATGGATCAAGTGACCCAGGAACTTAAGATCAACTTTTTAGAACCAATGTACAAGGGACCGTTCACAATTGAAGGTAAGGTTCTTAGAAAAGGTAGTACAGTAATAGTCGTCGAAATAGAGTTTAAGGACGCAGACGGGAAATTGGGTGCTAAGGCTATAGGTTCATGGTATATTTTGAGAACCAAGGTACAAGCAAAGTAG
- a CDS encoding S9 family peptidase, with product MEYSELIKLLEETVRIPFYAILGKLKNNLIYLATSEGEISIYALIGGKNVKLTKSPIAISTRPKSSLDFIPFARDVEKGKEIHAIHIANLKGEEFQIESPRVRISSLTYDDKRIVFTGSSQNETSLYVIENGKLSKLTTIPPFSFVTDVNEKYIIGSGVLKGNPRSQEFFIADFSGNIEILTPKEGSVTNAYYLMGNKVYLISDYETPGESYWIYIYDIESKKYDRVEIPGFEFKAIEIYYDPEDLLIIAKKDGESRLFDNGKEINTPKGTISGATRIGDEIYFSHSSLVSPHKIYKVSRYGKIEVVVDNRKVDVGEVEYVKVKTDVEVPTWVIKRKIPGNTIIYIHGGPWSEVDNSWNLLIAPLVLAGYNVIAPNYRGSTGYGSKFMFMNIGDAGGGDLRDVVKVRDYAIETGITNKVGIMGYSYGGYMTLLAVGKEPDKWDFGIAGAAVADWVEMYDLSDSLFRGFMEILFNGKNIDLMKERSPITYVRNVKVPLCIIHSQNDTRTPLNPVMRYIQELQRNGKTYEFHVIPNLGHAIYKVSDAIDILLPALIFLKKLEEQ from the coding sequence ATGGAGTACTCAGAACTAATAAAGCTGTTAGAGGAAACGGTAAGAATTCCATTTTATGCCATATTAGGTAAGTTAAAGAATAATTTAATATATTTGGCAACATCTGAGGGAGAAATAAGCATCTATGCTCTAATAGGTGGAAAGAATGTAAAGTTAACAAAATCGCCAATAGCAATTTCAACTAGACCAAAATCAAGCCTAGACTTTATACCCTTTGCAAGAGACGTTGAAAAGGGGAAAGAAATTCATGCAATACATATAGCAAATTTGAAAGGAGAGGAATTTCAGATTGAATCGCCAAGGGTTAGAATTTCATCACTGACCTACGATGATAAGCGAATAGTATTCACTGGCTCTTCACAAAATGAAACCTCATTATATGTTATTGAAAATGGGAAATTAAGTAAACTGACTACCATACCACCCTTCTCATTTGTTACCGATGTCAATGAAAAATATATTATAGGTTCAGGGGTATTGAAGGGAAATCCAAGATCACAGGAGTTCTTCATAGCAGATTTTAGTGGGAATATTGAGATATTAACACCAAAGGAAGGAAGTGTAACCAACGCTTACTATCTAATGGGAAATAAAGTTTACTTAATAAGCGATTACGAAACACCAGGGGAATCTTACTGGATTTACATATATGATATAGAGAGTAAGAAGTACGATAGAGTTGAGATCCCTGGATTCGAATTTAAGGCAATAGAAATATATTATGACCCTGAGGATTTGTTAATAATAGCAAAGAAGGATGGTGAATCCAGACTATTTGACAACGGTAAAGAAATTAACACCCCTAAAGGTACAATTAGTGGCGCTACCAGAATTGGCGACGAAATATACTTTTCCCATTCCTCCTTAGTGTCGCCACATAAGATATACAAGGTAAGTAGATATGGGAAGATTGAGGTGGTTGTAGATAATAGGAAGGTTGATGTGGGTGAGGTAGAGTATGTTAAGGTAAAGACGGATGTTGAAGTACCTACTTGGGTTATAAAGAGGAAAATTCCGGGTAATACAATAATTTATATTCATGGAGGCCCTTGGTCTGAGGTTGATAATAGCTGGAATTTACTAATTGCACCTCTAGTATTAGCTGGATATAATGTAATTGCACCTAACTATAGGGGATCGACGGGATATGGGAGTAAATTCATGTTCATGAATATTGGAGATGCTGGAGGCGGTGATTTAAGAGACGTGGTAAAGGTAAGGGATTACGCAATAGAGACTGGAATTACAAATAAAGTAGGAATAATGGGTTATAGTTATGGTGGATATATGACTTTATTGGCAGTAGGAAAAGAACCAGATAAGTGGGATTTCGGTATTGCTGGTGCGGCTGTAGCGGATTGGGTTGAGATGTATGATCTCTCTGATTCCTTGTTTAGGGGGTTCATGGAGATACTATTTAATGGTAAGAATATTGATTTAATGAAGGAAAGGTCTCCTATCACCTATGTTAGGAACGTCAAAGTACCCCTATGCATAATTCACTCTCAAAACGATACTAGAACTCCATTAAATCCAGTAATGAGATATATACAAGAATTGCAAAGAAACGGCAAGACTTACGAATTTCATGTGATACCGAACCTCGGCCACGCTATATATAAGGTAAGTGACGCAATAGATATATTACTTCCGGCCTTAATATTCCTTAAGAAACTAGAGGAACAATAA
- a CDS encoding DUF2203 domain-containing protein: MEYPYFDLETARELLPWLRDRLIQLRKIKNEIELLLVNGDKYALQQYASETKKIIDEIISKGIILRDIDIGLVDFPAIINNKPAFFCWKIDENDIAYWHYMDEGFRGRKRLTGYEDILSLR, translated from the coding sequence GTGGAATATCCATATTTTGACCTTGAAACCGCTAGAGAGTTATTACCATGGCTTAGAGATCGTTTAATACAATTGAGAAAGATAAAAAACGAAATTGAGCTTCTTTTGGTTAATGGTGATAAATATGCTTTACAACAATACGCAAGTGAGACTAAAAAAATTATTGACGAAATTATCTCTAAAGGTATTATACTACGAGATATCGATATAGGCTTAGTGGATTTTCCAGCTATTATAAATAATAAGCCTGCATTCTTTTGCTGGAAAATAGACGAGAATGACATAGCGTATTGGCATTACATGGACGAGGGATTTAGAGGGAGAAAGAGGTTAACTGGCTATGAGGATATTCTAAGTTTACGTTAA